A stretch of Pleuronectes platessa chromosome 24, fPlePla1.1, whole genome shotgun sequence DNA encodes these proteins:
- the LOC128430779 gene encoding filamin A-interacting protein 1-like produces MRSRSNSLEDITKAKLVQADTRKRSAEREEPSGRAERRSRYREPPDDTGTIQRNHKTAKNCTSSGGSGTSSSSGATKAGRREKGRDLSRDDLVFLLSLLEGELQARDEVITVLKAEKIDLALLEAKYGFVTPQKVLQALQRDAIQGKADDFQEDIYERPMVELDKLVEKQRETHRRMLEQLLMVEQSHKQALYKLDDEKRNHGEFMKKSDEFTNLLEQERERSVH; encoded by the exons ATGCGATCCCGCAGCAACAGTCTGGAGGACATAACCAAGGCCAAGCTGGTGCAGGCGGACACGCGCAAGCGATCTGCCGAACGCGAGGAGCCATCGGGAAGGGCCGAGCGCCGCAGCCGGTACCGTGAGCCGCCGGATGACACCGGAACCATCCAGCGGAACCACAAGACGGCCAAGAACTGCACCAGCTCCGGCGGGAgcggcaccagcagcagcagcggtgccACGAAGGCCGGTCGCAGGGAGAAGGGCAGGGACCTCTCCCGGGATGACCTGGTCTTTCTGCTGAGCCTGCTGGAGGGAGAGCTACAG GCCAGAGACGAGGTGATCACAGTCCTGAAGGCGGAGAAAATTGACCTGGCCCTGCTGGAGGCCAAATATGGCTTTGTCACACCGCAGAAGGTCCTGCAGGCTCTGCAGAGAGACGCCATCCAGGGCAAGGCGGACGACTTCCAGGAGGACATCTACGAGAGGCCCATGGTTGAG CTGGATAAACTGGtggagaagcagagggagaCGCACCGGCGGAtgctggagcagctgctgatggTGGAGCAGTCGCACAAACAGGCCCTGTACAAGCTGGACGACGAGAAGAGGAACCACGGCGAGTTCATGAAGAAGAGCGACGAGTTCACCAACCTGCTGGAGCAGGAGCGCGAGAGGTCGGTGCACTAA